The Raphanus sativus cultivar WK10039 chromosome 2, ASM80110v3, whole genome shotgun sequence DNA segment GGAGAGTTTGTTGTTAGTGGGGTTCTCGTTCTTCAGTGCGAGAGAGTATTGCAGTTGATTTCACGTTTCATGCAGGCAAAAAACATCCTGGTGAATCTGCAGGAAAGCTTAATATGGACATCCTGGTGAATCTGCAGGATCGGCTAAAGATGGTTTTGGATTCTTGGAGAAGGAATATAGCAGCAGACAAGAAAACAGCAGCAAGTAGCATAATAATATATGTAGACTTTGGTCTGAGAATTGGAGGGCCATTGTAGCTGAAGCTCAAGGTCAAAGCATTCCTTATTCTTCTTTACGTCATATAATAGCTGGCTTGTTTGTCTGTAGTAAAAACAGAGTTTTGTGATTATTCTGGTGATGCTCTGCCTTAAACCTCTTTGAAAGTGATCAAAATTGTACTCACTTCATGTTTTGTTGTTCAATGCTTTTTCCTATTTTGTACACTAAGCTCTAGCTCACCTTTGTTATTTCTTTGAAACAGAAATTCAGGTTTTGTTACGTATGAGATTAGTTCTAGGTTGTGGTGCTTGTAAAAACATTGTTGATTAgtttgttgttatttttattcCTAAGAACTTTTTATTCAGGTTCACCAATGTAAAGAGCACAATAGATAGAGGTTCATCactgttgaccaaaaaaaaaagatagagattCATCATCATTCATGGTcccatcaaaatatataaaaaaaattttatgaACCCCAAGATGGGGTTCACTAAtgatatctcatgtttttatagatttttagattcatattttagattataatgatcattttaggttgcatttagatGTATTTATTGCATTTGCATATACAATTGCATTTAACAGGGGTTGGAATGCACATTTGGAAGTTTGGGGCGAAATTCAAGGGTTAAATCTGCACTTTCGGAAGTTATGGGTCAGATTGAGAACAGACCAGAAGAAGAGGGACCAAGGTTGCAAATTTGGAGTATCTGCCTGGGTTAAATTGTCACAATAGAAAGTTCAGGGACCAATTATTGAGGACATTCCTGCACGATTGAAAGTCTGAGTCCGAGTTCAAAGTAATCAAAAGATCAGGGACTGGTGTTGCAAAACTCTGGGAAATCACCATTGGAGGTCACGAGCTTTCTTCTGCGACGAACCATGACAACGGCTGCGACAGACCATTCTCAGAGCACGCCACGCGGTGAAGAAGAGAGCAGGACGGAGATTCACGAGCTCGTCCTTAATTTGGAGAAGTCGTTCGGCGGAGAAATTCATCGGAGCTTGACGGCGGTTCCGGAGCTTCCATGGCGGAATCATGTCGAGGAAGAAGACTGAGACTTGACGCCATGGAGCTTTAATTCTGGTGGATTGCGTGGAGGAAGCTTCGACATGGAGGTCACGACTTGAGAAGAACCACGAAGAAGATGAAGCACGCCCACCGGTTCGAGATTGGACTTGCAGTGATCTACTGGAGCGGGGGACTTGAAGCGGGGTAAGCACACTGGTGTGAAGGCTAGAGCGGGGTAGAGAGACCTGACGGAGCGGAGTGCACTAGACCGCTCGGGTTTATGACGAGAAACAAAGCAAAACGGCTAGAGCGGGGTTCTAGAGCGGGGTTGCGACTCCGCTGCGTGTTTTCTAATTTGAGCGATTTGTAATGTTCTAAGGGCTTTTTAGACTTTTTAATATCAACCATTAGGGTTTGGAAGGatcatataaatactttttagaTCCTAATTAGGAGAAAGGAACTATTTTTCTCTCAAAAACACATTTGTAAACCTTGAAGAAAGCTTGGATCTTTGATCCTTTttcatcttattttctttgtgtttattggattatCTTGTTCACTAAACATGTTTAACCTTGAATCATCTTTGGTTTTTGGGTtaatcatgtctattagtgagtagatctatctaggattcatgggctagggtgattaagggtgattagtgaagatctagggtgtttagtgttaaatCTCCTTATTtccttgcttgttgagggttctcaatgctattttggttttgatcatactaaaatagatccttaggcatttcctgcccgaaaggtgtatgatgaaatgcctgaaccaactcttcaatgcttttaatgcactttgccaaagagatttgttgttaaaggtgttaagattgctagtagacttgttctccatgattgctttagtaacattcaaccaaagggatttgatgcttgagttgctttagcaaatgaacattcatctagggatagagcttgtttagtattgtgtctaggcataaggaaagtgcttgattgatagcttgtcacctttagattggatctccatcacccaagatcaaatgcctagccccatgagtccacttgcttcatattgagaaagaaagttcactcttttattgcatttctagtctagttttagttcacttcacttcactcaattggttgcacttagattaagcatagacttgcattccctttgcattagaatcacttaggattggttcgacaatcttttatactacatcATTTGATTAGGAGCCTTGAAACTCCtagcatcaaattggcgccgttgccaggTTCTAAgttgattttgacattgggatttagtcacttgcttgagactaagtcatttttatttttattgtgatattggctctgcttcttcctctttttgcatttcaggtgtatgaacttgagaagtagagggactacaaacctcactccaCTAGTACTAGACATCcgggctttggaaagagagaatacaagaagaaggagagaagaggagcaacaggctcatttcaacagattgggttttgatatggctcaccatcagaaccaaaatcaagatggagagatccctttgggagctgcccaagaggggaatggtcaaggagctgcgaaccttcgaccacaacacccacagcgccaagctcgcgccattggaacctatgatcgccctcacattcatggtcataggttgggaatcagagcaccacCTGTGGCGAACAACAACTtcgagatcaagtcagggctaCTCAACACCATTGAAcacaacaagtttcatggcctgGCAGCTGAAAATCCTATTGATCACTTGTACAAGTTTGATCAGTATTGTAGCTTGTCCAAGACAAATGGTGTCTCTGAAGATGCATTCAAGCTGAAGTTGTTTCCCTTCTCTTTGGGAGACAAGGCACATCAGTGGGAGAGGTCTGTCCCAAGTGAcactatcaccacttgggagggatgtaaggaagccttcttggagaaattcttctctacctcaaggacAGCTAAGATAAGGAATGAGATCTCTGGTTTCCAGCAGAAGAATCTAGAAAGCTTCAATGAGGcatgggagagattcaaggactaccaagctcagtgtcctcatcatggtttcagcaaggagagcttgcttagcactttctacagaggagttctcccatcttgcaGACACAGGCTTGACACTGCGagtaatggtttcttcttgggcagaactgagcaggatgcagaggagctggtggagaacatggcaaagAGTGACTCAATCTACAATGAGGAGTATGATAGAGCCAACAGAGGGAATGACCAGCAGACAAGGAAAGATATCAAATctttgcaagacaagttggacttggttctttcaaaccaatccaagaaagagcaggttagctttgttggtgatcctagtCAAGAGGTTCCTCCTAAGGTGAATGAAGTTGATGGTTTGGGAGGGCAAGAAGAGTTGTGCTTCATCAATGCTAATGGCACCTGGTATAGGAAAGAGCCAAACTTTCAATACCAAAACAACTACCAGCAAAGACCTCACTACAACAATCAGCAAGGAGGACACCAGGCCACGCAAAGCTACCCTCCTGGTTTCAGCAACCAAAGTAATCAGTCTACTCAAGCTCAAGGCAGTTCTTCTCAAGCTGCATCTTCAGATTCAAGTGTGGATTCTATGTTCAAGAAACTCTTGGAATTTCAAGCCAGAAATGAGAAGACAATGGTTTATGAGTTCAAGAACATCCACACAAAGATTGATGGGAACTACTCTgacctcaacaacaagttcttACAACTTGCATCTCGCTTCAACACTTTGGAGAGTCAGGTCGCCTCTATGCCATCATCTTCCAAGAGCTCAATGGGATCTCTACCAGGGAAACCAGAAAAGAATCCCaaggagtcttgcaatgttatcatctctactacttcttcagagattgagctgagtgattatgagaaagaggtagatgagattgaGAAGCTAGTGTTTGGGACTGAGCTTGGAAAAATTGAGAAATTGGTTGTAGCAACAGCTGAAGCACAGATGGTGGATAAAGCTATGGAAAGGGTTCAGGTACAAGCAGAAAGGAAGGTTGAAGCAACGAATCTGCTGAGAGTTGAGCCTAGTGCTGAGAAACCAGTTGAGAAGAGAGCTGACCAGAAGCTGAAAGAGGTGACGAAAGACGACACTGAGATTGAGCTGTCACCATATGACAAGCTCCCTTTTCCACAAAGggtcctcaccaaagctcagaaaaaggttatctccaagttcagGAAAGATCTTAGTGATGTTGGGGTCAGGCTCCCAGAAATCTCTGGTATGCGTGAAGCTCATGTCCAAATGATGCTCATCAAGGACATTCTAGACCACCAAACAGAAGTGGCCGAGCTTTTGGACATCTCCATTTtgaagattgatccaccagTCCCTCCACAGTCCCTCCCTAAACTAGAATCTCAAGGAAAGTTCacattgtcttgctcccttggtaAGATCACTATGAATGATGCTttggttgattctggtgcaagtgtgaatgtgatctcatTGGAAATGGTGAAAAGTCTTGGTATTGAAGGCATGGAGCCAAACACATCTTCTCTCATGTTTGGTGATTCATCTTCTACAACCCCTATTGGCATCATCAAGGATTACCctttgaagattggagcatgcaccATTCCTATAGACCTCACTGTCCTGAAGATGGCAACTGAGAAGAGAGTTCCTTTGATCCTTGGCACTCCATTTCTCACAACAGTTGGAGCATGTATTGATTTCCCAAACAAGAAGGTCACACTCCTCAATGTGAACAAGACTGTCTCTTACCCAATCCAATCTCCAATGGATGTTAGGTATTGTGGAACAATCACTTGTGAAGAACCATCCATTGAGAAGATCCAAGCTAAAGTGGATGTTCCTGAGAAAGACGATCTTGTTGGAGAGTCCTCTAAAAAGATGTGTGatgagcacttggaaagtgctaaaAAGGAAGAGGTGAGTAGAGCCACAAAGGCTGCTCATGGCATaaagaagatagtgaaagaaACTCATCCTCCACCTCTTGATAAGACTCCTCACACTCTCACTCTCCACccaatgaagctcaaggatggaGCCATTGAGTACAAGATCAAGTGCAAAGGCATGTCCaagccattctcaagtgcaagggCCATCATCACTCCTCAGCTTCAAAACGACCCCATCAAGCTCCAAGAGCTCCTCTCTCAggtcctcaccatcactcttgaaggtgggaaggatcctccttctcactagtataagagaaaaggtagtcaagctagtgactcaaaacaagctcacttgggaggaattcccatggttatccttgtatataaatttgctatttcatttctttatgttttcaataagtgtgGCAGAAGTTTCAGGCCAGCTCAAAGCTCAAGCTCTAGACACCCATTACCACACTTCACTCTCCACTTGAGGTATCACTCCAACCCTTCTTTGTACATACCAttgcttttatcatattttcggtatctccttctctcttattcacacagagactgtgtgatttaagtgtgggggaggtaccaagtatttaatcatgtttgttttgttgattgtgaatctcatgcattgcattgtacattcatatatgcatagaaaaaaccaaaaaagaaaaaaaattgaaaattgcaTAAAGATCATATAGATTGCATTCACTTGCATATGGAGCAGCTGTTGATAATGCCTTGTAAATAACACTTGTTTGCACTGAATTTGACACCCTAGTTAAGCATATCAAGTAGCTTAGGCATCTCTTTAAAACCTTGCACGCTTCGAGCTTTGAAcactcttcttgaaacatgtgcttgcttgatattggcATTGTTCTTGAAACCAGCTCCAACCTGAATCTTGATttaaatgaacttaatctctcttgcatatgggcatttgcatacttgatcatggatctcatacacatttgggttatcttttccattgtaccactctttgttaacccaaatggcacTCCCTTACCCTAAAACCCTTACCATTATTTGAAGCCTACATTGATTTGtatgagtgaggcctcttttgatagtttgtcatgtgcaaaatcttgagagtattgggagcgacatggatttgttctcatctcttgctagcatagggtcatcatttgagctagcttctaggatgGTGAGTGGGTGTATGTTTCTTAAAGGTTTAATGTCTTGGGTTTGGGGTGTGAGAAAGATGAGCAATAGAGTgttatgagaaagaaaagcCTTAAGGACCtagaatagaaagaaaaaaaaaagaagatctaGTTTGTATTGTTTGAGACTTTCcccctatatatataaaaagaaaaaaagaaaaaaaaaattcaaaaagatagtggggaagggaaaataaaaagagttaGAGCTTAAAAAAGTGAATAAGAGGTCCTTAGTGGTTAAGTCATAAGAAAAGAGAGTTGTTCATTGGGTGAGTGATGTGAGTGTTTGTTATTTTGGGGTATGGGATGAATGAAAGGGGTGTAGAATTTGTAATCACTTAGGAATGGGTAGAATGATGAGGATGAATCCATGTATGCATGAATTGCTCCtagtcttagataaattttgcataatgatcaagctctTTAATTCTTGAGTGATTGCCACCTTAAAATGATGCATTGAACCCTCTTTTTCATCCATATTAGACCATTTGATCAcctagccaaatgattgagatcatgtgcccatttgtgagaattcaccttgtgtgtgtgtgtgtgaatcaatATGAGGGCTGGTTAAGAagacttgttggttgatgagtatTGCATATTGTGTAGAGGCATAAGAGtattgataggcctagagaagctagagtatAATAAGAGAGTgtgctcatgctatttgctatgtttctttaggatgtcaagttgagtgctatgagtgtttcttttggttataagcTCCATCTTTATATCTCTCCTCCatagttcttgaaagtttacttgtggacaagtaaatgactagtgtgggggagttgatatctcatgtttttatagatttttagattcatattttagattataatgatcattttaggttgcatttagatGTATTTATTGCATTTGCATATACAATTGCATTTAACAGGGGTTGGAATGCACATTTGGAAGTTTGGGGCGAAATTCAAGGGTTAAATCTGCACTTTCGGAAGTTATGGGTCAGATTGAGAACAGACCAGAAGAAGAGGGACCAAGGTTGCAAATTTGGAGTATCTGCCTGGGTTAAATTGTCACAATAGAAAGTTCAGGGACCAATTATTGAGGACATTCCTGCACGATTGAAAGTCTGAGTCCGAGTTCAAAGTAATCAAAAGATCAGGGACTGGTGTTGCAAAACTCTGGGAAATCACCATTGGAGGTCACGAGCTTTCTTCTGCGACGAACCATGACAACGGCTGCGACAGACCATTCTCAGAGCACGCCACGCGGTGAAGAAGAGAGCAGGACGGAGATTCACGAGCTCGTCCTTAATTTGGAGAAGTCGTTCGGCGGAGAAATTCATCGGAGCTTGACGGCGGTTCCGGAGCTTCCATGGCGGAATCATGTCGAGGAAGAAGACTGAGACTTGACGCCATGGAGCTTTAATTCTGGTGGATTGCGTGGAGGAAGCTTCGACATGGAGGTCACGACTTGAGAAGAACCACGAAGAAGATGAAGCACGCCCACCGGTTCGAGATTGGACTTGCAGTGATCTACTGGAGCGGGGGACTTGAAGCGGGGTAAGCACACTGGTGTGAAGGCTAGAGCGGGGTAGAGAGACCTGACGGAGCGGAGTGCACTAGACCGCTCGGGTTTATGACGAGAAACAAAGCAAAACGGCTAGAGCGGGGTTCTAGAGCGGGGTTGCGACTCCGCTGCGTGTTTTCTAATTTGAGCGATTTGTAATGTTCTAAGGGCTTTTTAGACTTTTTAATATCAACCATTAGGGTTTGGAAGGatcatataaatactttttagaTCCTAATTAGGAGAAAGGAACTATTTTTCTCTCAAAAACACATTTGTAAACCTTGAAGAAAGCTTGGATCTTTGATCCTTTttcatcttattttctttgtgtttattggattatCTTGTTCACTAAACATGTTTAACCTTGAATCATCTTTGGTTTTTGGGTtaatcatgtctattagtgagtagatctatctaggattcatgggctagggtgattaagggtgattagtgaagatctagggtgtttagtgttaaatCTCCTTCTTtccttgcttgttgagggttctcaatgctattttggttttgatcatactaaaatagatccttaggcatttcctgcccgaaaggtgtatgatgaaatgcctgaaccaacttcaatgcttttaatgcactttgccaaagagatttgttgttaaaggtgttaagattgctagtagacttgttctccatgattgctttagtaacattcaaccaaagggatttgatgcttgagttgctttagcaaatgaacattcatctagggatatagcttgtttagtattgtgtctaggcataaggaaagtgcttgattgatagcttgtcacctttagattggatctccatcacccaagatcaaatgcctagccccatgagtccacttgcttcatattgagaaagaaagttcactcttttattgcatttctagtctagttttagttcacttcact contains these protein-coding regions:
- the LOC130508640 gene encoding uncharacterized protein LOC130508640 encodes the protein MKHAHRFEIGLAVIYWSGGLEAGLGIRAPPVANNNFEIKSGLLNTIEHNKFHGLAAENPIDHLYKFDQYCSLSKTNGVSEDAFKLKLFPFSLGDKAHQWESQEVPPKVNEVDGLGGQEELCFINANGTWYRKEPNFQYQNNYQQRPHYNNQQGGHQATQSYPPGFSNQSNQSTQAQGSSSQAASSDSSVDSMFKKLLEFQARNEKTMVYEFKNIHTKIDGNYSDLNNKFLQLASRFNTLESQVASMPSSSKSSMGSLPGKPEKNPKESCNVDEIEKLVFGTELGKIEKLVVATAEAQMVDKAMERVQVQAERKVEATNLLRVEPSAEKPVEKRADQKLKEVTKDDTEIELSPYDKLPFPQRVLTKAQKKVISKFRKDLSDVGVRLPEISGMREAHVQMMLIKDILDHQTEVAELLDISILKIDPPVPPQSLPKLESQGKFTLSCSLGKITMNDALVDSGASVNVISLEMVKSLGIEGMEPNTSSLMFGDSSSTTPIGIIKDYPLKIGACTIPIDLTVLKMATEKRVPLILGTPFLTTVGACIDFPNKKVTLLNVNKTVSYPIQSPMDVRYCGTITCEEPSIEKIQAKVDVPEKDDLVGESSKKMCDEHLESAKKEEVSRATKAAHGIKKIVKETHPPPLDKTPHTLTLHPMKLKDGAIEYKIKCKGMSKPFSSARAIITPQLQNDPIKLQELLSQVLTITLEEVSGQLKAQALDTHYHTSLST